From the genome of Gorilla gorilla gorilla isolate KB3781 chromosome 4, NHGRI_mGorGor1-v2.1_pri, whole genome shotgun sequence, one region includes:
- the VDAC1 gene encoding non-selective voltage-gated ion channel VDAC1 isoform X3, protein MAVPPTYADLGKSARDVFTKGYGFGLIKLDLKTKSENGLEFTSSGSANTETTKVTGSLETKYRWTEYGLTFTEKWNTDNTLGTEITVEDQLARGLKLTFDSSFSPNTGYLLEGGSTKCRPVLGVQCTQVTGHTGFLSSGGVFL, encoded by the exons ATGGCTGTGCCACCCACGTATGCCGATCTTGGCAAATCTGCCAGGGATGTCTTCACCAAGGGCTATG GATTTGGCTTAATAAAGcttgatttgaaaacaaaatctgaGAATGGATTG GAATTTACAAGCTCAGGCTCAGCCAACACTGAGACCACCAAAGTGACGGGCAGTCTGGAAACCAAGTACAGATGGACTGAGTACGGCCTGACGTTTACAGAGAAATGGAATACCGACAATACACTAGGCACCGAGATTACTGTGGAAGATCAG CTTGCACGTGGACTGAAGCTGACCTTCGATTCATCCTTCTCACCTAACACTGG atatttattagaGGGAGGATCTACCAAGTGCAGACCTGTGCTGGGTGTGCAGTGCACACAAGTGACTGGGCACACAGGGTTCCTATCCTCTGGAGGTGTCTTCTTATAG